A part of Corvus cornix cornix isolate S_Up_H32 chromosome Z, ASM73873v5, whole genome shotgun sequence genomic DNA contains:
- the TNFAIP8 gene encoding tumor necrosis factor alpha-induced protein 8 isoform X1: MSSEADDPKEVATDVFNSKSLAIQAQKKILGKMVSKSIATTLIDDTSSDVLDELYRVTKEYTQNKKEAEKIIKNLIKIVLKLAILYRNNQFNQDEIALMEKFKKKVHQLAKTVVSFHQVDYTFDRNFLSKLLNECRELLHEIIQRHLTAKSHGRVNNVFDHFSDCEFLAALYNPFGPYKTHLQKLCDGVNKMLDEGNI; this comes from the exons ATGAGTTCGGAAGCCGATGATCCCAAGGAAG TGGCCACAGATGTCTTCAACTCCAAAAGTCTGGCCATTCAGGCCCAGAAGAAGATCCTTGGGAAAATGGTGTCCAAATCAATAGCAACTACTTTGATCGACGATACAAGCAGCGATGTTTTAGATGAGCTTTACAGAGTAACAAAGGaatatacacaaaataaaaaagaagcagagaagatcATCAAAAACCTCATTAAAATAGTCCTCAAATTGGCAATTCTCTACAGGAACAACCAGTTTAATCAGGATGAAATAGCATTGATGGAGAAATTCAAGAAGAAGGTTCATCAGCTGGCTAAGACGGTGGTCAGTTTCCATCAGGTGGATTATACCTTCGACAGGAACTTTTTGTCCAAATTGTTAAACGAATGTAGAGAGCTGCTTCATGAAATCATTCAGCGTCACCTAACTGCGAAGTCACACGGACGCGTCAACAATGTGTTTGATCACTTCTCTGATTGTGAATTTTTGGCTGCCTTGTACAATCCCTTTGGACCTTATAAAACCCATTTGCAGAAACTTTGTGATGGGGTCAACAAAATGCTAGATGAGGGGAACATATAA
- the TNFAIP8 gene encoding tumor necrosis factor alpha-induced protein 8 isoform X4: protein MVSKSIATTLIDDTSSDVLDELYRVTKEYTQNKKEAEKIIKNLIKIVLKLAILYRNNQFNQDEIALMEKFKKKVHQLAKTVVSFHQVDYTFDRNFLSKLLNECRELLHEIIQRHLTAKSHGRVNNVFDHFSDCEFLAALYNPFGPYKTHLQKLCDGVNKMLDEGNI from the coding sequence ATGGTGTCCAAATCAATAGCAACTACTTTGATCGACGATACAAGCAGCGATGTTTTAGATGAGCTTTACAGAGTAACAAAGGaatatacacaaaataaaaaagaagcagagaagatcATCAAAAACCTCATTAAAATAGTCCTCAAATTGGCAATTCTCTACAGGAACAACCAGTTTAATCAGGATGAAATAGCATTGATGGAGAAATTCAAGAAGAAGGTTCATCAGCTGGCTAAGACGGTGGTCAGTTTCCATCAGGTGGATTATACCTTCGACAGGAACTTTTTGTCCAAATTGTTAAACGAATGTAGAGAGCTGCTTCATGAAATCATTCAGCGTCACCTAACTGCGAAGTCACACGGACGCGTCAACAATGTGTTTGATCACTTCTCTGATTGTGAATTTTTGGCTGCCTTGTACAATCCCTTTGGACCTTATAAAACCCATTTGCAGAAACTTTGTGATGGGGTCAACAAAATGCTAGATGAGGGGAACATATAA
- the TNFAIP8 gene encoding tumor necrosis factor alpha-induced protein 8 isoform X2, which yields MATDVFNSKSLAIQAQKKILGKMVSKSIATTLIDDTSSDVLDELYRVTKEYTQNKKEAEKIIKNLIKIVLKLAILYRNNQFNQDEIALMEKFKKKVHQLAKTVVSFHQVDYTFDRNFLSKLLNECRELLHEIIQRHLTAKSHGRVNNVFDHFSDCEFLAALYNPFGPYKTHLQKLCDGVNKMLDEGNI from the exons A TGGCCACAGATGTCTTCAACTCCAAAAGTCTGGCCATTCAGGCCCAGAAGAAGATCCTTGGGAAAATGGTGTCCAAATCAATAGCAACTACTTTGATCGACGATACAAGCAGCGATGTTTTAGATGAGCTTTACAGAGTAACAAAGGaatatacacaaaataaaaaagaagcagagaagatcATCAAAAACCTCATTAAAATAGTCCTCAAATTGGCAATTCTCTACAGGAACAACCAGTTTAATCAGGATGAAATAGCATTGATGGAGAAATTCAAGAAGAAGGTTCATCAGCTGGCTAAGACGGTGGTCAGTTTCCATCAGGTGGATTATACCTTCGACAGGAACTTTTTGTCCAAATTGTTAAACGAATGTAGAGAGCTGCTTCATGAAATCATTCAGCGTCACCTAACTGCGAAGTCACACGGACGCGTCAACAATGTGTTTGATCACTTCTCTGATTGTGAATTTTTGGCTGCCTTGTACAATCCCTTTGGACCTTATAAAACCCATTTGCAGAAACTTTGTGATGGGGTCAACAAAATGCTAGATGAGGGGAACATATAA